In Drosophila willistoni isolate 14030-0811.24 chromosome XR unlocalized genomic scaffold, UCI_dwil_1.1 Seg41, whole genome shotgun sequence, the following are encoded in one genomic region:
- the LOC111518717 gene encoding uncharacterized protein LOC111518717, producing the protein MNSYTKFKVPKLLSNWTQNVDRLKSTSKQTNNGRSSKNTDVNKCSTDDLNMNCFACGTNAKYMEYLFSKWVKDETSVHVSWHKYFAGIFPKSDEEDNRAKAFPGALSDLFKLEEDKK; encoded by the exons ATGAATAGTTATACTAAATTTAAAGTCCCCAAGCTGTTGTCAAACTGGACCCAGAATGTTGATCGGCTTAAAAGTACGAGCAAGCAAACTAATAACGGAAGATCATCAAAAAATACTGATGTAAATAAGTGTTCCACAGATGATTTGAATATGAATTGCTTTGCCTGTGGCACCAATGCAAAATATATGGAgtacttattttcaaaatgggTGAAAGATGAAACTTCTGTTCATGTG TCGTGGCACAAATACTTTGCCGGCATTTTCCCTAAGAGCGATGAAGAAGACAATCGGGCTAAAGCATTTCCTGGAGCTCTATCTGATCTTTTTAAACTGGAGGAAGACAAAAAATAA